One window of Pectobacterium carotovorum genomic DNA carries:
- the ihfB gene encoding integration host factor subunit beta, with product MTKSELIERLAGQQSHIPAKVVEDAVKEMLEQMASTLAEGDRIEIRGFGSFSLHYRAPRVGRNPKTGDKVELEGKYVPHFKPGKELRDRANIYG from the coding sequence ATGACCAAGTCTGAACTTATTGAAAGGCTTGCTGGACAGCAATCTCATATCCCAGCCAAAGTGGTTGAGGATGCAGTGAAAGAAATGCTCGAACAAATGGCTTCTACGCTAGCCGAAGGCGACCGTATTGAAATCCGTGGGTTTGGCAGTTTTTCACTTCACTACCGTGCACCGCGTGTAGGTCGTAATCCGAAAACGGGTGACAAAGTTGAGTTGGAAGGTAAGTACGTCCCTCACTTTAAACCGGGTAAGGAACTCCGCGACCGCGCTAATATTTACGGCTAA